A segment of the Lolium perenne isolate Kyuss_39 chromosome 3, Kyuss_2.0, whole genome shotgun sequence genome:
GTAGCTAAGTTAAATCTAGTTGCAGTTCTTAATTTTTTGTGCCAATTTTCAGTCACATACTTGTTAAAATATACTGATGCATTGGAGTAGTGTATCATTTTAAACTGTGCACGTTTCTCAGCATAGTTTGTGGACATAAAAGGTGCAATAGTGATCATTACAAACTGCTTTCGTGTCAAAAGTAATCTTAGGCATGGGAATGGTTGGTGGCCAAATCATTACTTTTGGGAGTTTGTTTCTGAATGTTGCACACAGTAGGTACTCCGTGTAAGGTGCTGCAGTTAGATCTTGAGGAATACTACAGTAATACATTGGTAGCCAACTAGCCATATTCTTTAGATGATTGCACAAACCAAAGTGGTATGTACCTCCTCCCAAAATGGTGTATGTACCACTTCCTTGGTGTATTCTGAAAATGTCCATATTTGCTCCACCGTTAGTGTTACTTTTGGTCAGAAAACATTCAGTTAAGGAAAGCATGACGTTTTGTCTCTTCCATTACAGCAGGCCTAATTACAACATCAGAAATCACGTGCCTGAAATATATTAGTTAGACAGATGACAGATATGTTATACCCAGACACAAGTAATGAAGTACTGCCTGTTTTAAAATCTAGATTTTTTTTCATGCTATAGCAATAATCTTATCCTATTTATTGTACATCTGTTGCAAGTCATTGACATTCTGTTTTTTTTCAAATATCCGATGGATTGGTGATCCTTGGACATCTACGGCAACACAAAAGATCCAAGTGGTATGAATATCTCAAGCACAAATACTTCTAAATAAAATGGATAGAAATTGCAGCATCCTACAACTTATACTGTCTTTATAAATGATTTACTATTCAGGGCCAGTGTACTACAATGGCATCTACCATGAATTCTACCAGCATAACCCGGGTGGCACCATTGGGACTGACATAGTTTGGGGCCATTCAGTTTCAACCGACCTCGTCAACTGGCTCCGGCTAGAACCCGCAATGGTACGGGATACCCCAAATGACATAAAAGGTTGCTGGACAGGCTCAACCACAATTATAAATGGTGATCAGCCGGTGATCATATACACCGGTGGCGACTCGCAGGGTCGTCAAGTCCAAAACATTGCGCTTCCCAAAAATCGGTCTGACCCATACCTGAGGGAATGGATCAAAGGAGGAAATAACCCAGTGCTTCTACCAGACGGACCAGGGATGAACTTGATCCAGTTCAGGGATCCGACAACCGGTTGGATTGGACCTGACGGACTATGGAGAATAGCAGTTGGTGCTGAGCTGTATGGCTACGGTGCTGCACTTTTATACAAGAGTGAAGACTTTCTAAGTTGGACTAGAGTTGATCACCCCCTGTATACATCCAATGCCTCTGCTATGTGGGAGTGCCCGGATTTCTTCCCGGTATTGCCAGGCAATAATGGTGGACTGGACCTGTCCGCAGCCATCCCGAAAGGCGCCAAGCATGTCCTCAAAATGAGCCTGGATTCGTCTGACAAGTACATGATTGGGGTTTATGACCTCAAACTTGACGCTTTTGTTCCGGATATTGTCCTAGATGACCGTCGGCTGTGGTTGAGGATCGATTACGGCTCTTTCTATGCTTCAAAATCATTCTTTGACTCGAAAAAAGGAAGGAGAATCATATGGGGTTGGTCTAACGAGACAGATAGTCCTGCAGATGATGTTGTCAAAGGTTGGGCCGGTATCCATGTAAGAAAACCTAACCTTAATTGCTTTGCTTcgtatttaaataatgatttaacgtATTTAGCAAATCAGTGTAACATGTTTAACCTCCAGTTTTATTACATTTAGGCAATCCCCAGGACAATTTGGTTGGACAGCGATGGCAAACAATTGCTGCAATGGCCAATTGATGAGATTGAGTCCCTCCGAAGAAATGAAATCAACCATCAAGAACTAGAGCTGAAGAAGGGTGATTTATTTGAGATTAAGGGAATTGACACTTTGCAGGTAGTTTCCTTACACCAACATGCTTACTTGATCATCCAAATAATAAAAGTTTCAGTACAAAAAAGTGTCATGCGAGTGATAGCTGC
Coding sequences within it:
- the LOC127346043 gene encoding fructan 1-exohydrolase — protein: MAQAWAFFLLALFSFSSYVSRLFICGRNGEGGSFLCARSPEPELPSIASERYRTAYHFQPLKNWMNDPSGPVYYNGIYHEFYQHNPGGTIGTDIVWGHSVSTDLVNWLRLEPAMVRDTPNDIKGCWTGSTTIINGDQPVIIYTGGDSQGRQVQNIALPKNRSDPYLREWIKGGNNPVLLPDGPGMNLIQFRDPTTGWIGPDGLWRIAVGAELYGYGAALLYKSEDFLSWTRVDHPLYTSNASAMWECPDFFPVLPGNNGGLDLSAAIPKGAKHVLKMSLDSSDKYMIGVYDLKLDAFVPDIVLDDRRLWLRIDYGSFYASKSFFDSKKGRRIIWGWSNETDSPADDVVKGWAGIHAIPRTIWLDSDGKQLLQWPIDEIESLRRNEINHQELELKKGDLFEIKGIDTLQADVEVDFELTSIDSADPFDPSWLLDVEKHCRESGASVQGGIGPFGLVVLASDNMEEHTVVHFRVYKSHQSYMVLMCSDLRRSSLRSELYTPAYGGFFEVDLERESKISLRTLIDRSAVESFGGGGRVCITSRVYPVALADNDTIHMYAFNNGSTTVRVPQLRAWSMMTAQVNVIQG